Proteins found in one Dermacentor silvarum isolate Dsil-2018 chromosome 8, BIME_Dsil_1.4, whole genome shotgun sequence genomic segment:
- the LOC119462129 gene encoding uncharacterized protein LOC119462129, which yields NRTESACLEPWAPSSVDSILTPFSWYSLLPIIGFTAFLFLVAVYQRTEFYWITDKADDVMQAVATRFRKKPRRSQEPHVPWFITGNASPAATPGIGMTTFQRHHVSATTYAPEGVGAASSSGGAAAVMNSGASGQMDAASQAMPIRGSGHLPSLSAVPVLVKVTDLSEWSASI from the coding sequence AATCGAACCGAAAGCGCATGTCTGGAGCCATGGGCTCCCTCATCAGTCGACTCGATCCTGACGCCGTTCAGCTGGTACAGCCTGCTGCCAATCATCGGCTTCACGGCCTTCCTCTTCCTGGTGGCCGTGTACCAGAGGACCGAGTTCTACTGGATCACCGACAAGGCCGATGACGTGATGCAGGCCGTGGCTACGCGCTTCCGCAAGAAGCCAAGGCGTAGCCAGGAGCCTCACGTGCCGTGGTTCATAACCGGCAACGCCTCCCCCGCTGCTACCCCGGGCATCGGAATGACCACTTTCCAGAGGCATCACGTCTCTGCCACCACGTATGCCCCCGAGGGGGTCGGCGCTGCGTCTTCGAGCGGCGGTGCCGCCGCTGTGATGAACAGTGGCGCCTCTGGCCAGATGGACGCCGCATCTCAGGCCATGCCGATTCGCGGCAGCGGTCACCTGCCCTCCTTGAGCGCGGTGCCTGTCCTCGTCAAAGTCACCGACCTGAGCGAATGGAGCGCCTCCATATAA